One Paraburkholderia kururiensis DNA window includes the following coding sequences:
- a CDS encoding MSMEG_0572/Sll0783 family nitrogen starvation response protein codes for MPAVNQPLHKNGDFLVDYEEKVFEDVKAEPGEKALVTFHTVAFEGSIGFVNLLQATRLQRKGFETSVLLYGPGVTLGLQRGFPTLGDEAFPGHLNFNKQLVKFMEEGGKVYACRFALQALYGHGEASLIEGIRPINPLDVLDLQLLHRKADALIIHTWTV; via the coding sequence ATGCCCGCTGTCAATCAACCGCTTCACAAGAACGGCGATTTTCTGGTCGATTACGAAGAGAAGGTGTTCGAGGACGTGAAGGCGGAGCCCGGCGAGAAGGCGCTCGTCACGTTCCACACGGTGGCGTTCGAAGGCTCCATCGGCTTCGTCAACCTGTTGCAGGCCACGCGGCTGCAGCGCAAGGGCTTCGAGACGTCGGTACTGCTCTACGGCCCCGGCGTCACGCTCGGCTTGCAGCGCGGTTTTCCCACGCTGGGCGACGAAGCGTTTCCGGGCCACCTCAACTTCAACAAGCAGCTCGTGAAGTTCATGGAAGAGGGCGGCAAGGTCTACGCGTGCCGCTTCGCGTTGCAGGCGCTCTACGGGCACGGCGAGGCGTCGCTGATCGAAGGCATTCGTCCCATCAATCCGCTCGACGTGCTGGACCTGCAACTGCTGCACCGCAAGGCCGACGCGCTGATCATCCATACGTGGACGGTGTGA
- a CDS encoding Nit6803 family nitrilase — protein MAEQRSASGTVRAAAVQIAPDLHSAAATLAKVCAAIDEAAGKGVQLIVFPETFVPYYPYFSFVRPPVASGADHMRLYEEAVVVPGPVTEAVAARARRHAMVVVLGVNERDHGSLYNTQLIFDTDGALLLKRRKITPTFHERMIWGQGDAAGLKVAQTAIGRVGALACWEHYNPLARYALMAQHEEIHCSQFPGSLVGPIFAEQIEVTIRHHALEAGCFVVNATGWLTEAQIESVTTDPKLQEALRGGCMTAIVSPEGQHLAAPLTEGEGMVVADLDLALITKRKRMMDSVGHYARPELLSLAINDRPAAPLMPMPVRDTREGAVGTPFFDTGYTGGRDERQRDLAGREPAIDD, from the coding sequence ATGGCGGAACAACGAAGCGCGAGCGGCACCGTGCGCGCCGCCGCTGTGCAGATCGCGCCCGATCTGCATAGCGCGGCGGCCACGCTCGCAAAGGTCTGCGCCGCGATCGACGAAGCCGCGGGCAAGGGCGTGCAGCTCATCGTCTTTCCCGAAACGTTCGTGCCGTACTACCCGTACTTCTCGTTCGTGCGGCCGCCCGTGGCATCGGGCGCGGATCACATGCGGCTTTACGAGGAAGCGGTCGTCGTGCCGGGACCGGTGACCGAAGCGGTCGCCGCGCGGGCGCGCCGGCATGCGATGGTGGTGGTGCTCGGCGTGAACGAGCGCGATCACGGCAGCCTCTACAACACGCAGCTGATCTTCGACACGGACGGCGCGCTGCTGCTCAAACGCCGCAAGATCACGCCCACTTTCCACGAACGCATGATCTGGGGCCAGGGCGACGCCGCGGGCCTGAAGGTCGCGCAGACCGCGATAGGCCGCGTGGGTGCGCTCGCGTGCTGGGAGCACTACAACCCGCTCGCGCGCTATGCGTTGATGGCGCAGCACGAAGAGATTCATTGCAGCCAGTTCCCGGGCTCGCTCGTGGGCCCCATCTTCGCCGAGCAGATCGAGGTGACCATCCGGCATCACGCGCTCGAAGCGGGCTGCTTCGTGGTCAACGCCACGGGTTGGCTCACCGAGGCGCAGATCGAATCCGTGACCACCGACCCGAAGCTCCAGGAGGCGCTGCGCGGCGGCTGCATGACGGCGATCGTTTCGCCCGAAGGGCAGCATCTGGCCGCGCCGCTCACCGAAGGCGAGGGCATGGTCGTGGCCGACCTCGATCTCGCGCTCATCACCAAGCGCAAACGCATGATGGATTCGGTGGGCCACTACGCGCGCCCCGAACTGCTGAGCCTTGCCATCAACGACCGGCCCGCCGCGCCGCTCATGCCCATGCCCGTGCGGGACACGCGCGAGGGCGCGGTGGGCACGCCTTTCTTCGACACCGGCTATACCGGAGGACGCGATGAACGCCAGAGAGACCTTGCCGGCCGCGAGCCGGCAATTGATGACTGA